From the genome of Anopheles merus strain MAF chromosome X, AmerM5.1, whole genome shotgun sequence, one region includes:
- the LOC121596417 gene encoding platelet-activating factor acetylhydrolase IB subunit beta homolog has protein sequence MSATTLPAICKDLDGDDRWLSIHKRFVAECKEKDPDVIFIGDCILESLQFTDYWNQHFVPMHCLNFSIRTDRTQNILWRLQNGELDNVRPKAIVLHAGTNNIGDSSEEVTEGILELVRTIRQKLPDVYIILPTLLPRGQQPNELRDKNDQVNRLLRERCIGINKVQIVTVDSGLIQSDGTISHHDMFDYLNLTNVGCKKVFEPVCDLLHQILTENERERDLTPSE, from the exons ATGAGTGCGACGACGCTCCCTGCTATTTGCAAAGACCTGGACGGTGATGACCGATGGCTAAGCATC CACAAACGATTCGTGGCCGAATGCAAGGAGAAGGACCCGGACGTAATATTTATCGGTGACTGCATACTCGAGTCGTTGCAGTTTACCGACTACTGGAACCAGCATTTTGTACCGATGCACTGCCTTAACTTTAGCATACGCACCGACCGAACGCAGAACATACTGTGGCGGCTGCAGAACGGTGAGCTGGACAACGTGCGCCCGAAAGCGATCGTACTGCACGCCGGCACGAACAACATCGGCGACTCGTCGGAGGAGGTGACGGAGGGTATTCTCGAGCTGGTGCGAACCATCCGCCAGAAGCTGCCGGATGTGTACATAATACTTCCG ACTCTATTGCCTCGTGGGCAGCAGCCGAACGAGCTAAGAGATAAAAACGACCAGGTGAACCGATTGCTGCGCGAACGGTGCATCGGCATCAACAAGGTACAGATCGTGACGGTCGATAGTGGGCTCATACAGAGCGACGGAACGATCAGCCACCACGATATGTTCGACTACCTGAACCTCACCAATGTCGGCTGCAAAAAGGTGTTCGAGCCGGTGTGCGATCTGCTACATCAGATTCTTACAGAAAACGAGCGGGAGCGCGACCTGACGCCCTCGGAGTAG